Part of the bacterium genome is shown below.
ATCACATGATGTAAAACTCCGGGAGCATCTAATCTTAGGTTTCCTTGGCATAGTTCAATTATACATTGTGGTATTTGATGTGTCAAATGTTTTTTTGCTTTCTACACCACCGTCCCCCATGTCCCCCCTTCATATATTTCATATCCAGCTTTCTTTTCTGAGTCCATAGAATTTCTCTGACGTCATCTAAATCCTTACTTCGACCAGAAATGAGCTTATAAAGAATCAAATCCTCTGGGGCTATAATGGGAATCTTTATTCCCTCAAAGGTAATGGTTCGTCTCCGGGATAAGGCCTCTTTCGTATATCTACTTCTGGCCATAAAAAGATCAAGATAAATTTCATGCCCTCTGGCTGGGTAAGTTAAAGTGAAAAAGGGTAACCCTTGAATAGATTTTACCGGCTGTCTCTTATCATAAGTAAATCCTTTCTTCCCGACTTCATTAAAAAATTCTTCTAAGTCATCAAAACTAATTTCAATCACTCCATCAATATCGTAAGTAGCCCGAGGCTCTGCCCATAAACTTGTCGCTATACCCCCCATAAACATAATAGCTATATCTTTTGCTTGAAGTGTTTCTAAGATATTCTGGATAACATCAAGGAGAATTCTTGCAATCATCTCTGTAATTTAGTCAAAATTTTTTGATTATTTAACCGATTCTTATATCTTCTCTCATCTAACTCACGCCATAGAGTTTCTTCTGCTAAATCTGCTTTTCCTATTTCCAGCTTCATTCCTTCTAATCTTAACTGCCAGGAAAAATCGCATAGTTCAAGCCAGGCCGCAATCTTTTCTTCTTCTGATTTCCAATGTTTATTATGCCTCATCTTATTCTCCACTTGCAACTCAGCCACGAATTAACCCGAATATACACGAATAAAAACAATACCTAATGGATTACTGAAGTTTCGCGTAAAATTACCTGGACTATGACGTACAGGGATTAACCTACTGTTTCTCTAATAAATTTTCTTCCAGCCAGGTTTCAATATTTAAAGAAATTGGCCCTCTAATCTTCGGGGTTTTCTTAATAACATCCTTAAGATTATAGGGAGCATAAAATTGTCGATAATGCCCAATATATTTAAAATAACTATAAAATAAATCCGAATATCTCTTTCC
Proteins encoded:
- a CDS encoding nucleotidyltransferase; its protein translation is MIARILLDVIQNILETLQAKDIAIMFMGGIATSLWAEPRATYDIDGVIEISFDDLEEFFNEVGKKGFTYDKRQPVKSIQGLPFFTLTYPARGHEIYLDLFMARSRYTKEALSRRRTITFEGIKIPIIAPEDLILYKLISGRSKDLDDVREILWTQKRKLDMKYMKGGHGGRWCRKQKNI